A single genomic interval of Fibrobacter sp. UWB13 harbors:
- a CDS encoding ankyrin repeat domain-containing protein: MNKRPLHIIMRQLVDTYGNDIVCDHRLRGLLADELGESFYEYRSSIVLAEQLGVGSSMLGFASNRSDLNLCIRKQKQSFAENSKLDRVMSDYVIDSYAYALGLVKNVVVPTLEGTLVGLTQQITTLQRERDSTQQRARETAMYSQVALVKARRVRLWGLLFTLIGAALLISVAYFVLYDNGYIPKDPKRKMEKLFSACAVGDAKYVADLLNNGVYVNSKDSVGDAPLHYAVRIGSAELIDTLLHHGADERLTDNMGRTPLELALESGCSYYAKPFVQARPHEWIQENYEHLKNYAKTQQSLLVLHDAYTKVEQIQNAIKAGNIAALDAKLAYRNGADLHYTDEKGNTLLHYAAVNGNVPVLKHLIALGLDVNTPDNAGVLPEKLTKNTANKKFLNHYRLKNQLIFDAVKKGDIVLLKEVVGYGANVNDKDENGVPLIHYAVARNLTMFTELQKLGADIHARNRLGETALFVAVKKNDLATAQKLMSFGLSVYDKNSSAQNPMTFVHNKTSKYLFDYTYRDSLFVAAVKHRNLDQAKSYLQLGANINYVSKYTGCAAIHYAVENNDVSSLKFLKSKGANMMLPYKGMAPVEKALMGQKKESLQFLLANDVGSATRVFANGKALMHRALSMQNGAMWMNVLLSHGAKVDAMDNAGETPLAYAIQRNRTDLVAFLIKKNANVNRVDAYGNRPLHIAARYANGRIVKMLVDAGADPSVENNEGDKPVNVAENVGNESAQDELDNYSFFGKARKSLKSVKNAGAKLWDKVKDLAS, from the coding sequence ATGAATAAGCGCCCCTTACATATTATCATGCGTCAGCTTGTCGATACTTATGGTAACGACATTGTCTGCGATCATAGATTGCGGGGGTTGCTTGCCGATGAACTTGGCGAGTCGTTTTATGAATACCGTTCGTCAATAGTGCTTGCGGAGCAGCTGGGCGTGGGGAGTTCCATGCTCGGCTTTGCAAGCAATCGTAGTGACCTGAACCTCTGTATTCGCAAGCAGAAACAGTCTTTTGCCGAAAATTCCAAGCTTGACCGCGTGATGAGCGATTATGTGATTGACTCGTATGCGTATGCATTGGGGCTTGTCAAGAATGTCGTTGTGCCGACATTGGAGGGGACTCTTGTTGGGTTGACTCAGCAGATTACAACTCTGCAGCGTGAGCGCGATTCTACGCAACAGAGAGCGCGTGAAACAGCGATGTATTCGCAGGTGGCTTTGGTAAAAGCCCGTCGAGTAAGACTTTGGGGCTTGCTTTTTACGTTGATTGGTGCTGCGCTTTTGATTTCTGTGGCTTATTTTGTCTTGTACGATAACGGCTACATTCCGAAAGACCCTAAGCGTAAAATGGAAAAGCTATTCTCGGCTTGCGCTGTGGGTGATGCTAAGTACGTTGCGGATTTGTTAAACAACGGGGTCTATGTCAATAGTAAGGACTCAGTTGGTGATGCGCCTTTGCATTATGCGGTAAGGATTGGCTCTGCGGAGCTGATTGATACGTTGTTGCATCATGGCGCTGATGAGCGGTTGACCGATAATATGGGGCGTACCCCGTTGGAGCTTGCGCTTGAATCGGGATGCTCTTATTATGCGAAACCTTTTGTCCAGGCGCGTCCGCATGAATGGATCCAGGAAAACTATGAGCATTTGAAGAATTATGCTAAGACACAGCAGAGTTTGCTTGTACTTCACGATGCGTATACCAAGGTGGAGCAAATTCAGAACGCCATCAAGGCGGGGAATATTGCTGCGCTTGATGCAAAGCTTGCGTATAGAAATGGCGCAGACTTGCATTACACGGATGAAAAAGGCAATACTTTGCTCCATTATGCTGCTGTGAACGGTAATGTGCCAGTCCTTAAGCATCTCATTGCACTAGGTCTTGACGTGAATACTCCGGATAATGCAGGTGTGCTGCCGGAAAAATTGACGAAGAATACAGCGAACAAAAAGTTCCTGAACCATTATAGGCTAAAAAATCAGTTGATTTTCGATGCGGTCAAGAAAGGCGATATTGTTTTGCTGAAAGAAGTTGTAGGGTATGGTGCAAACGTCAATGATAAGGACGAAAATGGCGTCCCGCTTATTCATTATGCGGTTGCTCGCAATCTTACGATGTTTACGGAATTGCAGAAATTGGGTGCGGATATTCACGCCAGGAACCGTTTGGGCGAAACAGCACTTTTCGTGGCTGTCAAGAAGAACGATCTCGCGACCGCTCAAAAGCTGATGTCGTTTGGGCTTTCCGTGTATGATAAGAACTCTTCTGCGCAGAATCCCATGACCTTTGTCCACAACAAAACCTCGAAATATCTGTTTGACTATACCTATAGGGATAGCCTTTTTGTGGCTGCTGTAAAACATCGTAATTTGGACCAGGCAAAGTCTTATTTGCAGTTGGGCGCAAATATCAATTATGTGTCGAAATACACTGGTTGTGCGGCTATTCATTATGCTGTAGAAAATAATGATGTGTCTTCTCTGAAATTCCTGAAGTCAAAGGGCGCCAATATGATGCTCCCATATAAGGGCATGGCGCCTGTTGAAAAGGCGCTTATGGGCCAGAAAAAGGAATCGTTGCAGTTCTTGCTTGCAAACGATGTGGGCTCTGCGACTCGAGTCTTTGCAAACGGAAAAGCGCTGATGCATCGTGCCTTGAGCATGCAGAATGGAGCGATGTGGATGAACGTTCTCCTTTCGCATGGAGCAAAAGTCGATGCGATGGACAATGCGGGCGAAACGCCGCTTGCTTACGCCATCCAGCGGAACAGAACGGATTTGGTGGCTTTCTTGATCAAGAAAAATGCGAATGTCAACCGAGTTGATGCTTATGGAAACCGTCCGCTCCATATTGCGGCGCGTTATGCGAATGGTCGTATCGTCAAAATGCTTGTTGATGCCGGCGCTGATCCGTCCGTTGAGAACAATGAAGGCGATAAGCCTGTGAATGTCGCTGAAAACGTCGGCAATGAATCCGCGCAAGACGAACTTGATAATTACAGTTTTTTTGGAAAGGCTCGCAAAAGTCTCAAGTCTGTGAAAAATGCTGGCGCCAAGCTCTGGGACAAGGTCAAGGATCTCGCAAGCTGA